Proteins found in one Actinokineospora alba genomic segment:
- a CDS encoding ABC transporter ATP-binding protein: MPHNPGWIRRLTAACWRHRRLVVLSVVASVIGVGFQAAGPLLVKFVVDDAIAGTTERLVWLVVALVAMELLTFGSAFLRRYLGGRLALDVQHDLRQAVFGAVQRLDGGKQDAMRTGQVVSRSITDLQLVQGLLMMVPLSIGTVVFAFMALAAMLWLSPLLTVVALVVTPAVAFVAMRSRLTLFPATWSAQQRAADLAQHVEETVTGVRVVKGFGQEFREISRLEKSARSLFAERMRAAALTSRPAATLIAMPSAGQVAVLALGGWMALDGQVTLGTFLAFTTYVANLVGPTRFLSGLLINAQLARAGVERVYELIDSQPDVTDKPDAADVPEGPVDVRLEGVTFGYTRSDPVLDGVSLRVSPGETLALVGTAGSGKSTVSLLLPRFYDVHAGSIKVGGVDIRDLRLASLRGTVGVVFEEAFLFSDSVRANIAYGRADATEDDIRAAAKAAQAHEFIEALPQGYDTVVGERGLTLSGGQRQRVALARALLSDPRVLVLDDATSAVDAATESAIHDTLREVTADRTTLLIAHRRSTLSLADRIAVLDRGRVVDVGTHAELSGRCELYRSLLAGPGDVIEDPTRGRDEDLVPGPDGITESLWPAPTEPDPATAEPAPRVSRRMGGDSGDAAAALPPTPELLARVEALPPALEQPDLPGEDPTAPDPGFRLRRLLTPVRWSLAVVAALVIADALTGMAMPALVRHGIDSGILTGTSGALWVATGISAVLVGVMWINTAATTILTARVGERLLYLLRVRSYAHLQRLGLDYYERELGGRIMTRMTTDVDALSTFLQTGVTTAAASVLTVAAITVALLVTDFSLALVALAILPVLAVATIIFQRLSSAAYAEARERVSAVNADMQENVTGLRVSQAYTREGQAAERFAERSDAYRRSRLRAQRYIATYFPFVAMLSGFAQAAVLVAGAHRVAAGDLTPGVLLAFLLYLGLFFAPVQQLSGIFDGYQQARIGLHRISDLLRTPSSVEPPAEPVPVPAHLSGAVELRGVTFRYPGTETPAVEDVSLRAEPGQTVALVGATGAGKSTVVKLIARFYDPTEGAVLADGTDLRAYDLAVYRQRLGVVPQEAHLFSGDIARNVAYGDPDAPPAKVEAAVRAVGALPMVAGLADGFRQQVGERGQGLSAGQRQLIALARADLTDPDILLLDEATAALDPATEAAVVAASDRVTSSRTTFVVAHRLATAARADTIVVMEAGRVVEQGTHDELLAADGHYARLWRYGSPEHAGQRSELPETAPR, translated from the coding sequence GTGCCCCACAACCCTGGCTGGATTCGCAGACTGACCGCCGCGTGCTGGCGACACCGCCGCCTGGTGGTGTTGTCGGTCGTCGCGTCGGTGATCGGTGTCGGTTTCCAGGCGGCTGGTCCGCTCTTGGTCAAGTTCGTCGTCGACGACGCCATCGCGGGCACGACCGAGCGCCTCGTCTGGCTGGTGGTCGCGCTGGTCGCCATGGAGTTGTTGACCTTCGGCAGCGCGTTCCTGCGCCGGTACCTGGGCGGGCGCCTGGCTTTGGACGTCCAGCACGACCTGCGCCAGGCGGTGTTCGGCGCGGTGCAGCGGCTCGATGGCGGCAAGCAGGACGCGATGCGCACCGGGCAGGTGGTGTCGCGGTCGATCACCGACCTGCAGCTCGTCCAGGGCCTGCTGATGATGGTGCCGCTCTCGATCGGCACCGTCGTGTTCGCGTTCATGGCCCTGGCCGCCATGTTGTGGCTCTCACCGTTGCTGACCGTCGTCGCCTTGGTGGTCACCCCGGCGGTCGCGTTCGTGGCGATGCGCAGCAGGCTCACGCTGTTCCCGGCGACGTGGTCGGCCCAGCAGCGCGCCGCCGATCTCGCGCAGCACGTCGAGGAGACGGTCACTGGCGTCCGCGTGGTCAAGGGGTTCGGCCAGGAGTTCCGCGAGATCTCCCGGTTGGAGAAGTCCGCCCGGTCCCTGTTCGCCGAGCGGATGCGGGCGGCGGCGCTGACGTCGCGACCGGCCGCGACGTTGATCGCGATGCCGTCGGCGGGCCAGGTGGCGGTGCTCGCGCTGGGCGGCTGGATGGCGCTCGACGGCCAGGTCACGCTGGGCACTTTCCTCGCGTTCACCACGTATGTGGCGAATCTGGTCGGCCCCACAAGGTTCCTGTCCGGCCTGCTGATCAACGCGCAGCTGGCCCGGGCGGGCGTGGAGCGGGTGTACGAGCTCATCGACTCCCAGCCCGACGTCACCGACAAGCCCGACGCCGCCGACGTGCCGGAGGGGCCGGTCGACGTTCGGCTCGAGGGCGTCACCTTCGGCTACACGCGAAGCGATCCCGTGCTCGACGGGGTGTCGCTGCGGGTCTCCCCCGGTGAGACGCTCGCCCTGGTCGGCACGGCGGGCTCGGGCAAGTCGACGGTGTCGTTGCTGCTGCCCAGGTTCTATGACGTGCACGCGGGGTCGATCAAGGTCGGCGGCGTCGACATCCGTGATCTGCGGCTGGCGTCTCTGCGCGGCACGGTCGGTGTGGTGTTCGAGGAGGCGTTCCTGTTCTCCGACTCCGTGCGCGCGAACATCGCCTACGGGCGCGCGGACGCGACCGAGGACGACATCCGGGCGGCGGCGAAAGCCGCGCAGGCGCACGAGTTCATCGAGGCGCTCCCCCAGGGCTACGACACGGTGGTCGGCGAACGCGGCCTGACGCTGTCTGGTGGCCAGCGGCAGCGGGTCGCCCTTGCCCGCGCTTTGCTCTCCGACCCGCGGGTGCTGGTGCTCGACGACGCGACGTCGGCGGTGGACGCGGCGACGGAGTCGGCCATCCACGACACGCTGCGCGAGGTCACCGCCGACCGCACGACCCTGCTCATCGCCCACCGCCGCTCGACACTGAGCCTGGCCGACCGCATCGCCGTCCTCGACCGGGGCCGGGTGGTCGACGTCGGCACGCACGCGGAGCTGTCCGGGCGGTGCGAGCTGTACCGGTCGCTGCTGGCCGGTCCCGGCGACGTGATCGAAGACCCGACCCGCGGTCGGGACGAAGACCTGGTTCCCGGCCCCGACGGGATCACCGAGTCGCTCTGGCCCGCCCCGACCGAACCGGACCCCGCGACGGCGGAACCCGCGCCGCGGGTCTCCCGACGCATGGGCGGGGACTCCGGCGACGCGGCGGCCGCGCTCCCACCGACGCCGGAGCTCCTCGCCCGGGTCGAGGCGCTCCCGCCCGCGCTCGAACAACCCGACCTGCCCGGGGAGGACCCGACCGCGCCCGATCCGGGCTTCCGGCTGCGCCGCCTGCTGACGCCGGTCCGGTGGTCCCTCGCGGTCGTGGCGGCCCTGGTGATCGCCGACGCGTTGACCGGCATGGCCATGCCGGCGTTGGTGCGCCACGGCATCGACTCCGGCATCCTGACCGGCACCTCGGGGGCACTGTGGGTGGCGACCGGCATCTCCGCCGTCCTGGTCGGCGTCATGTGGATCAACACCGCGGCGACGACGATCCTCACCGCGCGCGTGGGCGAACGCCTCCTCTACCTGCTGCGCGTGCGCAGCTACGCCCACCTGCAGCGGCTCGGCCTCGACTACTACGAGCGCGAGCTGGGGGGCCGGATCATGACCAGGATGACGACCGACGTCGACGCGCTGTCGACGTTCCTGCAGACCGGCGTCACGACGGCGGCGGCGAGCGTGCTGACCGTCGCGGCCATCACGGTCGCGCTGCTCGTCACCGACTTCTCGCTGGCCCTGGTCGCGTTGGCGATACTGCCGGTGCTCGCGGTCGCGACGATCATCTTCCAGCGGCTGTCGTCGGCGGCCTACGCCGAGGCGCGCGAGCGGGTCAGCGCGGTCAACGCGGACATGCAGGAGAACGTGACCGGGCTGCGGGTCTCCCAGGCGTACACGCGGGAGGGCCAGGCCGCCGAGCGCTTCGCCGAGCGCAGCGACGCCTACCGGCGCAGCAGGCTGCGCGCCCAGCGCTACATCGCGACGTACTTCCCGTTCGTCGCCATGCTTTCCGGCTTCGCGCAGGCCGCGGTGCTGGTCGCGGGTGCCCACCGGGTCGCGGCGGGCGACCTCACTCCCGGTGTGCTGCTGGCGTTCCTGCTGTACCTGGGCCTGTTCTTCGCCCCGGTGCAGCAGCTCTCCGGCATCTTCGACGGCTACCAGCAGGCCCGGATCGGCCTGCACCGGATCTCCGACCTGCTGCGCACGCCGAGCAGCGTCGAGCCGCCCGCCGAGCCGGTGCCCGTCCCGGCCCACCTGAGCGGCGCGGTCGAGCTGCGCGGGGTGACGTTCCGCTACCCGGGCACGGAGACACCGGCCGTCGAGGACGTGTCGCTGCGCGCCGAGCCTGGGCAGACCGTCGCCCTGGTCGGTGCGACCGGCGCGGGCAAGTCGACGGTCGTCAAGCTGATCGCCCGGTTCTACGACCCGACCGAGGGCGCTGTCCTCGCCGACGGGACCGATCTGCGCGCCTACGACCTCGCCGTCTACCGGCAGCGGCTGGGCGTGGTTCCCCAGGAGGCCCACCTGTTCAGCGGCGACATCGCGCGCAACGTCGCCTATGGCGACCCGGACGCGCCGCCCGCCAAGGTCGAGGCCGCCGTCCGCGCGGTCGGCGCGCTGCCGATGGTCGCCGGTCTCGCCGACGGGTTCCGCCAGCAGGTCGGCGAGCGGGGGCAGGGCCTGTCCGCGGGCCAGCGCCAGCTCATCGCCCTGGCGAGGGCCGATCTCACCGATCCCGACATCCTGCTGCTCGACGAGGCGACCGCCGCTCTCGACCCCGCGACCGAGGCCGCGGTGGTCGCCGCGAGCGACCGGGTCACGAGCAGCCGCACCACGTTCGTCGTGGCGCACCGATTAGCCACCGCGGCCCGGGCCGACACCATCGTCGTGATGGAGGCGGGCCGGGTGGTCGAGCAAGGCACCCACGACGAGCTGCTGGCGGCGGACGGGCACTACGCGCGCCTCTGGCGCTACGGATCACCGGAGCACGCCGGACAACGCTCCGAGCTGCCCGAAACGGCGCCCCGATGA